A single region of the Triticum dicoccoides isolate Atlit2015 ecotype Zavitan chromosome 2B, WEW_v2.0, whole genome shotgun sequence genome encodes:
- the LOC119362494 gene encoding 60S ribosome subunit biogenesis protein NIP7 homolog yields the protein MRPLDEKETTMVFEKLFKFTGPNLKHLLERPSVEGPDPEPGRYCLRLHKNRVFYASESLVRRATAVSRTRLAGVGTPIGKFTHGGAFHLTVHALDLLAAHARRRIWLKPDTERSFLFGNSVPKSALARITENTKSGDGVVVMSMADVPLGFGVAARGAQDCRKADTNAVVVLHQSDAGEYLRKEEELM from the coding sequence atgcGGCCGCTCGACGAGAAGGAGACCACGATGGTCTTCGAGAAGCTCTTCAAGTTCACCGGCCCCAACCTGAAGCACCTCCTGGAGCGGCCCTCCGTGGAGGGCCCCGACCCGGAGCCCGGCCGCTACTGCCTCCGCCTCCACAAGAACCGCGTCTTCTACGCCTCCGAGTCGCTCGTCCGCCGCGCCACCGCCGTCTCCCGCACGCGCCTCGCCGGGGTCGGCACGCCCATCGGCAAGTTCACCCACGGCGGCGCCTTCCACCTCACCGTCCACGCGCTCGACCTCCTCGCCGCCCACGCGCGCCGCCGCATCTGGCTCAAGCCCGACACGGAGCGCTCGTTCCTCTTCGGCAACTCCGTGCCCAAGTCCGCGCTCGCGCGCATCACCGAGAACACCAAGTCAGGCGATGGTGTTGTCGTCATGTCCATGGCCGACGTGCCGCTCGGGTTTGGGGTCGCCGCCAGGGGCGCGCAGGACTGCAGGAAGGCCGACACCAACGCCGTGGTGGTGCTCCACCAGTCCGACGCCGGCGAGTACCTCCGCAAGGAGGAGGAGCTCATGTGA
- the LOC119362495 gene encoding photosystem I reaction center subunit N, chloroplastic-like — protein sequence MAGVNTSVVGLKPAAAVPQSASPAAAKRVQVAPAKDRRSALLGLAAVFAVTAATAGSARASVFDEYLEKSKLNKELNDKKRAATSGANFARAYTVQFGSCKFPYNFTGCQDLAKQKKVPFITDDLEIECEGKEKFKCGSNVFWKW from the exons ATGGCCGGCGTGAACACCAGTGTGGTCGGCCTCAAGCCCGCCGCGGCGGTGCCACAGTCCGCGTCGCCGGCGGCGGCAAAGCGCGTGCAGGTCGCCCCGGCCAAGGACCGGCGGTCGGCGCTTCTCGGCCTGGCGGCCGTCTTCGCCGTCACGGCCGCCACCGCCGGGTCGGCCAGGGCAAGCGTCTTCGACGAGTACCTCGAGAAGAGCAAGCTCAACAAG GAGCTGAACGACAAGAAGAGGGCGGCGACGAGCGGCGCCAACTTCGCGCGCGCCTACACCGTCCAGTTCGGCAGCTGCAAGTTCCCCTACAACTTCACCGGCTGCCAGGACCTCGCCAAGCAGAAG AAAGTCCCGTTCATCACCGACGACCTCGAGATCGAGTGCGAGGGGAAGGAGAAGTTCAAGTGCGGATCCAACGTCTTCTGGAAATGGTGA